A window of Rufibacter sp. LB8 contains these coding sequences:
- the lptC gene encoding LPS export ABC transporter periplasmic protein LptC, with protein MRLFLSFAMACAAMAVGCQEAEKEVKIIEYKGPASETVNVETIYSDSAKTKLKMNAPLQQDMQNGDILYPKGMFITFYENGQPTTTVTAKYGKYNKKDDQYFVKNDVVVKNTVKNEQLNTEELYWNRQRRQIFTDKFVRITSAEEVVTGHGLTSNEDFSNYKLTNFSGSFRIKQ; from the coding sequence ATGCGCCTTTTCCTTTCTTTTGCCATGGCCTGCGCGGCAATGGCCGTAGGGTGCCAGGAGGCAGAGAAGGAAGTGAAGATCATCGAGTACAAAGGCCCGGCGTCTGAGACGGTGAACGTGGAGACCATTTACAGTGACTCGGCCAAGACCAAGCTCAAGATGAACGCCCCGCTGCAACAGGACATGCAGAACGGCGACATTCTCTACCCCAAAGGCATGTTCATCACGTTCTATGAGAACGGGCAGCCCACCACCACGGTCACGGCCAAATACGGCAAGTACAACAAGAAAGACGACCAGTACTTCGTGAAGAATGACGTAGTGGTCAAGAACACCGTGAAAAACGAACAGCTCAACACCGAGGAACTGTACTGGAACCGGCAGCGCCGCCAGATTTTCACAGACAAGTTTGTGCGCATCACCAGCGCTGAGGAAGTAGTGACCGGCCACGGCCTCACCTCTAATGAAGATTTCTCTAATTACAAATTGACCAATTTCTCTGGTTCTTTCAGAATAAAGCAATGA
- a CDS encoding type III pantothenate kinase, protein MLNLVIDRGNSRIKVGLFQEGHLLRQFTCQTFAELSKELAHEQIQHAILSSVSAEEADLGSFVEVKGKQVVFTAQTPVPIQNNYGTPHTLGVDRLAAAVGAYHLFPERHCLVIDAGTCITYDLLTADGTFQGGNISLGLTMRYHALHAFTGKLPELSGTALPPRPGKTTAEAITGGVLYGAVAEAEGMIQYYGRQYNPLTVLLCGGDAPFFESTVKARIFVIPELVLIGLNRILEYNV, encoded by the coding sequence ATGCTGAATCTGGTCATAGACAGAGGAAACTCACGCATTAAGGTTGGCCTTTTCCAGGAAGGCCACTTGCTGCGGCAGTTTACTTGCCAAACTTTTGCTGAACTCAGCAAAGAACTAGCCCATGAGCAGATTCAGCATGCTATACTTTCATCCGTCAGTGCAGAAGAAGCAGACCTTGGTAGTTTTGTAGAGGTAAAGGGCAAACAGGTAGTGTTCACTGCCCAAACGCCGGTGCCCATTCAGAACAACTACGGTACGCCGCACACGCTGGGCGTTGACCGGCTGGCTGCCGCCGTGGGAGCGTACCATTTGTTCCCGGAGCGACATTGCCTGGTCATAGACGCGGGTACCTGCATTACCTATGATTTGCTGACCGCCGATGGCACGTTCCAGGGAGGCAACATCTCACTGGGGCTTACCATGCGGTACCATGCTTTGCACGCGTTCACGGGCAAACTGCCGGAACTTTCGGGTACTGCGTTGCCGCCTAGACCAGGCAAAACCACGGCAGAAGCTATAACAGGCGGTGTCTTGTACGGGGCAGTGGCAGAGGCCGAAGGCATGATTCAGTATTATGGGCGGCAGTACAACCCATTGACCGTCCTTCTGTGCGGCGGCGATGCCCCGTTTTTTGAAAGTACAGTAAAAGCACGCATCTTTGTCATTCCCGAATTGGTTTTAATCGGGTTAAACCGAATACTTGAGTATAATGTATAA
- a CDS encoding pseudouridine synthase, whose amino-acid sequence MARNEDTPQEGNERPRENRGGDKKVFGRGTRFDRPEGGNREGSRGPRDRNTDRPSFGDRPRAPRPDDTDGSVNSRREDRERAPKRENDRRPGDFRPARGFERPDRGNNDRPAFGDRPPRRDGDRPDNRRSSSDREGGYNRPDRDSRDSRGSGSFQDRREGSRGPARDGGDRGERRSFGGDRDSRGGDRRGSDRPAFGAGRDDRRDNRDGDRREGGFSNDRPDRGSFNRDDRRERPAGDREERGSFNRGSERPEGRAFQRSEDRPDRAPRDFGSDSRNEAENGNDRPPHKAGDKPFDRSAPRENRDDRPAFDRSAPRENRGDRPFDRNAPRENRGGDRPSFQSRDNKFDRGSRPERNDRGADRGAGRGRDDRSRPSDEETKEAPFYNLKRYEERRKQRDETYNAQDFRLNRYIANAGICSRREADELIAAGEIKVNGEVVTEMGYRVGPNDTVTYGRKKLNREKTVYVLLNKPKDFITTTEDPEGRKTVMDLIKNASKERMFPVGRLDRNTTGLLLFTNDGELAQKLTHPSNKISKIYQVELDKPITQDDVKKIQEGLMLEDGKAEVDEVALLGDSNKFLGVEIHIGRNRIVRRIFEHLGYDVVTLDRVQYAGLTKKDLPRGNWRFLSEKEVVRLKYFM is encoded by the coding sequence ATGGCTAGAAACGAAGACACGCCGCAAGAAGGCAACGAACGCCCCCGGGAAAACCGAGGAGGCGACAAAAAAGTATTTGGCAGAGGCACCCGCTTTGACCGCCCAGAAGGCGGCAACCGCGAAGGCAGCCGAGGCCCACGAGACAGAAACACAGACCGCCCTTCTTTTGGAGATCGTCCGCGCGCCCCGCGCCCAGATGACACAGACGGCAGCGTGAACAGCCGCCGCGAAGACCGTGAGCGCGCCCCTAAACGGGAAAACGACCGCCGTCCGGGTGATTTCCGGCCCGCCCGCGGGTTTGAGCGCCCAGACCGTGGTAACAATGACCGTCCTGCGTTTGGAGATCGTCCGCCGCGCCGCGACGGAGACCGGCCAGACAACCGCCGTTCTTCTTCAGACAGAGAAGGTGGCTACAACAGACCAGATAGAGACAGCAGAGATAGCCGCGGAAGTGGTTCTTTCCAGGACCGCCGCGAAGGTAGCCGTGGCCCCGCCCGTGACGGCGGAGACCGTGGCGAACGCCGTTCTTTTGGGGGCGACCGCGACAGCCGTGGTGGAGACCGCAGAGGCAGTGACCGTCCGGCGTTTGGCGCTGGCCGCGATGACCGCAGAGACAACCGGGACGGTGACCGCCGTGAAGGTGGTTTCTCAAATGACAGACCTGACCGTGGCAGCTTCAACCGTGACGACCGCAGAGAAAGACCAGCCGGTGACAGAGAAGAACGCGGCAGCTTTAACCGCGGGAGTGAGCGTCCGGAAGGCCGTGCGTTCCAACGTTCTGAAGACAGACCAGACCGCGCGCCGCGCGATTTTGGCTCCGATTCCAGAAATGAGGCCGAAAACGGAAATGACCGCCCACCGCACAAAGCTGGGGACAAACCGTTTGACCGCAGCGCACCCCGTGAAAACCGTGACGACCGGCCTGCCTTCGACCGCAGCGCCCCGCGTGAAAACCGGGGAGACCGTCCGTTTGACCGCAATGCTCCACGTGAAAACCGTGGCGGTGACCGTCCATCGTTCCAGAGCCGTGACAATAAATTTGATCGCGGTAGCCGCCCAGAGCGCAATGACCGTGGCGCAGACAGAGGCGCCGGCCGTGGCCGCGATGACCGCAGCCGTCCTTCGGACGAGGAAACCAAAGAAGCGCCTTTCTATAACTTAAAGCGCTACGAAGAACGCCGCAAGCAACGCGACGAAACGTATAACGCACAAGACTTCAGGCTTAACCGTTACATTGCCAACGCTGGTATCTGCTCTCGCCGTGAGGCCGATGAACTGATTGCCGCCGGTGAGATCAAAGTAAACGGCGAAGTGGTGACAGAAATGGGTTACCGCGTTGGTCCTAATGACACCGTAACGTACGGCCGCAAAAAGCTGAACCGTGAGAAAACGGTGTACGTGCTCTTGAACAAGCCCAAAGATTTCATCACCACCACAGAAGACCCGGAAGGCCGCAAAACCGTGATGGACCTGATCAAGAACGCCTCCAAAGAACGCATGTTCCCCGTGGGCCGCTTAGACAGAAACACCACCGGTCTGCTGCTGTTCACCAATGACGGCGAACTGGCCCAGAAACTCACGCACCCGTCTAACAAGATTTCCAAAATCTACCAGGTGGAGCTGGACAAGCCCATCACGCAAGATGACGTAAAGAAAATTCAGGAAGGCTTGATGCTGGAAGACGGCAAAGCCGAAGTGGATGAAGTGGCTTTGTTAGGCGACAGCAACAAGTTCCTGGGCGTGGAAATCCATATTGGCCGGAACCGCATTGTGCGCCGCATTTTTGAACACCTGGGCTATGACGTAGTCACCCTGGACCGTGTGCAATATGCGGGCCTCACCAAAAAAGACCTGCCACGCGGCAACTGGCGCTTTTTGTCAGAAAAAGAAGTGGTGCGCCTGAAATACTTCATGTAA
- a CDS encoding hemolysin family protein, translating to MELSAYYILLAVGAVLLALFTLGEVALRQVARELVKLEVLDNQGFDSFLVKREKSTLLTAHLGTVLGLLLLAMGAFGLLYQVLHSQLQLIGLAAMLLAGLSAILITWLVQLSVGLLAAFVAPAGLLRLVAAPLAFFVVVFYPLTYLVTSVFGLISENEPENELQPAMNALTLQPFAVKVQSPEEAELSFVPSNEVDSKIFNNALEFRNVKVRECMVPRTEIDAIELEEGVDVLRQAFIDTGHSKILIYQDSIDHILGYCHQFALFSSPTSLQDILTPMEAVPENMLARELFVKFITEHRSIVLVLDEFGGTSGIVTLEDVMEEILGDINDEYDEEDLLEQALPEPGTYLFSARQEIDYLNEKYQLNLPEGDYETLGGFILSVLEEIPATGDVVAVPPFEIRILSMDEHRINTVFLGLRQSASEE from the coding sequence ATGGAGCTGTCTGCCTATTATATTCTGCTGGCTGTGGGGGCGGTGCTGCTGGCGCTGTTCACCCTGGGCGAAGTGGCGCTCCGGCAGGTGGCCCGTGAACTGGTCAAGCTGGAGGTGCTGGACAACCAGGGCTTTGACTCTTTTCTGGTGAAACGCGAGAAAAGCACCTTGCTCACCGCACACCTGGGCACCGTGCTGGGGCTTCTGCTGCTGGCCATGGGTGCCTTTGGGTTGCTCTACCAGGTGTTGCACAGCCAACTGCAGCTCATAGGGCTGGCGGCCATGCTGCTGGCCGGGCTTTCTGCCATTCTTATCACGTGGTTGGTACAACTGAGCGTGGGCTTGCTGGCGGCTTTTGTGGCTCCGGCCGGCTTGCTGCGTCTGGTGGCTGCGCCTTTGGCCTTCTTTGTAGTGGTCTTTTACCCGCTCACGTATCTGGTGACTTCCGTTTTTGGCCTCATTTCTGAAAATGAGCCTGAAAACGAACTACAGCCCGCCATGAACGCCCTCACTTTGCAGCCCTTTGCCGTGAAAGTGCAGAGTCCCGAGGAAGCCGAACTTTCTTTTGTGCCTTCCAATGAGGTGGACAGCAAGATTTTCAACAACGCCCTGGAGTTCCGGAACGTGAAAGTGCGCGAGTGCATGGTGCCCCGCACCGAGATTGACGCCATTGAACTGGAGGAAGGCGTAGACGTGCTCCGGCAGGCGTTCATTGACACCGGCCACTCCAAAATCCTGATTTACCAAGACTCCATAGACCACATTCTGGGCTACTGCCACCAGTTTGCCCTGTTCAGCAGCCCCACCAGCCTGCAAGACATTCTCACACCCATGGAGGCCGTGCCCGAGAACATGCTGGCCCGCGAGCTCTTCGTGAAGTTCATCACCGAGCACCGCAGCATTGTCCTGGTCCTGGACGAATTTGGCGGCACCTCCGGCATTGTGACCCTGGAAGACGTGATGGAAGAGATTCTGGGCGACATTAATGATGAGTATGATGAGGAAGATTTGCTGGAGCAGGCTTTGCCCGAGCCCGGCACTTACCTCTTCAGCGCCCGCCAGGAGATTGACTACCTCAATGAGAAATACCAGCTCAATTTGCCAGAAGGCGACTATGAAACGTTGGGCGGCTTTATCTTGTCGGTGCTGGAGGAGATTCCGGCAACCGGAGACGTGGTGGCCGTGCCGCCGTTTGAGATCAGGATTCTGTCAATGGATGAGCACCGCATCAACACCGTGTTCCTGGGTCTGCGCCAGTCGGCTTCTGAGGAATAA
- a CDS encoding peptidylprolyl isomerase yields MALINKIRERSGFAIGAIAIGLLIFIVLGDLLGPNSNLFGNNTTVGEIAGHEVSVQEFEALFDEARNNYASQYGRQPGEAEMASLREQTWNQLVFKYAFADEFEEAGLGISDDERFDMVQGRNVHPALKQMFTNPQTGQFDVAQVKQTLANLGNLPEEQRNAWRKYEEDLAQDRLRNKYYNLFTFSNYVTTEEAKRYNTEQNAKASINYLFIPYFSIADSTIKVTDDQLSQYLNNNKKKFEVEAGRSITYVTVPVAPSKEDSTAYQQSTAALTSDFATTQNDSLFVKAESDTPYNGAYVPVSDLPEDLKKQSLEMGKVYGPFVQNGTFSLYKITGTKDGGAASARASHILIKPDNATPEAKAAAKTKAQGILTQIRGGADFAQMALQHGTDGTASVGGDLGWFTEGRMVPAFEKAVFGATSAGLLPNLVETDYGYHIIKITNPKTTRTYQVAQVTRTISPSDNSREFAFSRASEIASNSNNLESFEKTITAQKGLSKTEAKNITADSRSVNNLQNARELVRWAFSEDTNVGDVSHVITMDDQYVVAVLTNKREKGTAKLEDVRDELTMAVRNELKAKKIKEKLGTISGTLGQAAAKYGPDAIARPASDISFAAANVPGMGMEPVAIGRAFGLKPGQRTPAIDGEGGVVVVELTNITPAPPVSDLATAKKQVQDIRSGRVQAAIYEAVRKNAKVEDNRVRFF; encoded by the coding sequence ATGGCATTAATTAACAAGATTCGGGAGAGGTCAGGCTTTGCTATAGGTGCAATCGCCATCGGCTTGCTCATTTTCATTGTGTTGGGAGATTTGTTGGGGCCTAACTCCAACCTGTTCGGAAACAACACCACAGTAGGGGAGATTGCCGGGCATGAAGTGTCTGTGCAGGAGTTTGAAGCCTTGTTTGACGAAGCCAGAAACAATTACGCCTCGCAGTATGGCCGTCAGCCGGGTGAGGCCGAGATGGCTTCTTTGCGCGAGCAGACCTGGAACCAGTTGGTGTTCAAATACGCCTTCGCTGATGAGTTTGAGGAAGCCGGTTTGGGTATTTCAGACGATGAGCGCTTTGACATGGTACAGGGCCGCAACGTGCACCCCGCCCTCAAGCAGATGTTCACCAACCCGCAGACCGGTCAGTTTGACGTGGCCCAAGTGAAGCAGACGTTGGCCAACCTGGGCAACCTGCCCGAGGAGCAACGGAACGCCTGGCGCAAGTACGAGGAAGATTTGGCGCAAGACCGCCTTCGGAACAAATACTATAACCTGTTCACGTTCTCTAACTACGTGACCACCGAAGAAGCCAAGCGTTACAACACTGAGCAGAACGCCAAAGCCAGCATCAACTACCTGTTCATCCCGTATTTCAGTATTGCAGACTCTACCATTAAGGTAACTGATGACCAGCTGAGCCAATACCTGAACAACAACAAGAAGAAGTTTGAGGTGGAGGCCGGCCGTTCTATTACGTACGTAACTGTGCCGGTGGCCCCGTCTAAAGAAGACAGCACCGCGTACCAGCAGAGCACCGCCGCCCTTACGTCTGATTTCGCCACCACCCAGAATGATTCTCTGTTTGTGAAAGCTGAGTCTGACACGCCTTACAACGGCGCCTATGTACCCGTGAGTGATTTGCCTGAAGACCTGAAAAAGCAAAGCCTGGAGATGGGCAAAGTGTACGGTCCGTTTGTGCAGAACGGTACGTTTAGCCTTTACAAAATCACCGGCACCAAAGACGGAGGTGCCGCCTCTGCCCGTGCCAGCCACATCTTGATCAAGCCAGATAACGCCACCCCAGAAGCCAAAGCCGCGGCCAAAACCAAAGCCCAGGGCATTTTAACCCAGATCAGAGGCGGCGCTGACTTCGCGCAGATGGCCCTGCAACACGGCACAGACGGAACTGCCTCAGTAGGCGGTGACCTGGGCTGGTTTACAGAAGGCCGCATGGTACCGGCGTTTGAGAAAGCAGTGTTTGGTGCCACCAGCGCCGGCTTGCTGCCAAACCTGGTTGAGACCGACTATGGTTACCACATCATCAAAATCACCAACCCTAAGACTACCAGAACCTACCAGGTGGCCCAGGTGACCCGCACCATCTCACCAAGTGACAACTCACGTGAGTTTGCCTTCAGCCGTGCCAGCGAAATTGCCTCTAACAGCAATAACCTGGAAAGCTTTGAGAAAACCATCACCGCGCAGAAAGGCCTGAGCAAAACAGAAGCCAAGAACATCACCGCAGACAGCCGCAGCGTGAACAACCTGCAGAACGCCAGAGAACTGGTGCGCTGGGCCTTCTCTGAAGACACCAACGTAGGCGATGTGTCACATGTGATCACCATGGATGACCAGTACGTGGTGGCCGTTTTAACCAACAAGCGCGAGAAAGGCACTGCTAAACTGGAAGACGTGCGTGATGAACTCACCATGGCCGTGCGCAATGAATTGAAAGCGAAGAAAATCAAAGAGAAACTGGGTACTATTTCCGGTACCTTGGGGCAGGCTGCCGCCAAGTACGGCCCAGACGCCATTGCCCGCCCAGCCTCTGACATTTCATTTGCGGCTGCCAACGTGCCCGGCATGGGCATGGAGCCAGTGGCCATTGGCAGAGCGTTCGGTCTGAAGCCTGGCCAGCGCACCCCCGCCATTGACGGCGAAGGTGGCGTAGTGGTGGTAGAATTGACCAACATCACGCCCGCGCCGCCGGTATCTGACCTGGCCACTGCCAAAAAGCAAGTGCAGGACATCAGATCAGGCCGTGTGCAGGCTGCCATCTACGAGGCCGTTAGAAAGAACGCCAAGGTAGAAGACAACCGCGTTCGTTTCTTCTAA
- a CDS encoding PH domain-containing protein, translating into MHFGKWDEVYISPSRQQEFIERLKQVNPGIMVK; encoded by the coding sequence GTGCATTTCGGCAAGTGGGACGAGGTTTACATTTCGCCGAGTAGGCAGCAGGAGTTTATTGAGAGGCTGAAGCAGGTGAATCCGGGGATTATGGTGAAGTAG
- a CDS encoding tetratricopeptide repeat protein, which translates to MMRRLLICWLLCAGCLTASLAQGVPEQMALAKEYLRQGDYQKAETLLAKLVEQDVQFGLVYPDYLKTLLALRNFKEAEKLVKRAQKKYPNVPNYIIDEGKVLQAAGNAPAAEKLYAKVVLSTTPENVYGVANAFQQTEMFDYVEQVYLRARQLSGNEKNFAGQLLQIYAYQRKHDQLIDEVLKQVKSTAVPLTYAQNLLQNTLREEEALNKLEQRLMTEVQTDPDASSVQELLIWVLVQRKDFAPALLQARALDRRTQGGGARVLSLADISLRNKDFETAIDGYTYVMQQYRTGEYYPVARHRIIQAREEQVKNTFPLNKEKMKLLAQDYESLLQELGRSERTANIIKSLGELQAFYLDNQQTAMQNLQAVIAMPRAQPDVVAEAKLALADVYLLRGEPWETTLLYSQVEKTHKEQPLGHEAKLRNARLSYYKGEFELAQSHLDILKLATSREIANDALSLSLLIIDNTGLDTTAAALKEYAAIDFLIFKNQHPEALLALDELLKKYPGHSLTDEIYFKKAELFQTLGRFDEAAQNFQLILDHPKADILSDDALYLLAKLNEENLKQPQKAQELYSQLLTKHPGSVFVAEARKRLRKLRGDKV; encoded by the coding sequence ATGATGAGAAGGTTGTTGATTTGTTGGCTTTTATGCGCGGGCTGTCTCACGGCCAGTCTGGCGCAGGGCGTACCGGAGCAGATGGCCCTGGCCAAAGAATACCTGCGGCAAGGCGATTACCAGAAAGCCGAAACCCTGCTGGCCAAACTGGTGGAGCAAGACGTGCAGTTTGGCTTGGTGTACCCAGATTACCTCAAGACCCTGCTGGCGCTGCGCAACTTCAAAGAAGCCGAAAAACTGGTGAAGCGCGCCCAGAAGAAATACCCCAACGTGCCCAACTATATCATAGATGAAGGCAAGGTGCTCCAAGCCGCGGGCAACGCCCCCGCCGCCGAGAAACTCTACGCCAAAGTAGTGCTGTCTACCACCCCAGAGAATGTGTACGGCGTGGCCAACGCGTTCCAGCAGACCGAAATGTTTGACTACGTGGAACAGGTGTATCTGCGTGCCCGGCAACTGTCTGGCAATGAAAAGAACTTTGCCGGGCAGCTGTTGCAGATCTACGCCTACCAGCGCAAGCATGATCAATTGATTGACGAAGTGCTGAAGCAGGTGAAAAGTACCGCCGTGCCTTTGACTTACGCCCAGAACTTGCTACAGAACACGCTCCGCGAAGAAGAAGCCCTCAACAAGCTGGAACAGCGCCTCATGACCGAGGTACAAACTGACCCCGACGCCAGCTCCGTGCAGGAGCTTTTGATCTGGGTATTGGTGCAACGCAAAGACTTCGCGCCCGCGCTCTTACAGGCCCGCGCGTTGGATAGGCGTACCCAAGGTGGCGGGGCCCGCGTGCTTTCCCTCGCCGACATCAGCCTGCGCAACAAAGATTTTGAGACCGCCATTGACGGTTATACCTACGTGATGCAGCAATACCGCACCGGCGAGTATTACCCCGTGGCCCGCCACCGCATCATACAGGCCCGCGAAGAGCAGGTCAAGAACACGTTCCCGCTGAACAAAGAGAAAATGAAGCTGCTGGCCCAGGACTATGAAAGCCTGCTGCAGGAACTGGGCCGCTCTGAACGTACGGCCAACATCATCAAAAGCCTGGGCGAGCTGCAGGCCTTTTACCTGGACAACCAGCAAACCGCCATGCAAAACCTGCAGGCCGTCATTGCCATGCCCCGCGCCCAGCCAGACGTAGTCGCCGAAGCCAAATTAGCCCTAGCTGATGTGTACTTGCTGCGCGGCGAGCCCTGGGAAACTACTTTGCTCTACAGCCAGGTAGAGAAAACGCACAAAGAACAGCCCCTGGGCCACGAAGCCAAACTCCGCAACGCCCGCCTCAGCTATTACAAAGGCGAATTCGAACTGGCCCAGAGCCACCTGGACATCCTCAAACTAGCCACCAGCCGCGAGATTGCCAATGACGCCCTCAGCCTGAGCTTATTGATTATTGACAACACTGGCCTGGACACCACAGCAGCTGCGCTCAAAGAGTACGCCGCCATAGATTTCCTCATCTTCAAAAACCAGCACCCTGAGGCCTTGCTGGCACTAGATGAACTCCTAAAAAAATACCCCGGCCACAGCCTCACCGACGAAATCTATTTCAAGAAAGCCGAACTGTTCCAAACCCTGGGCCGTTTTGACGAAGCCGCGCAGAACTTCCAGCTTATTCTGGACCACCCCAAAGCCGATATTCTCTCTGATGACGCGCTCTACCTGCTGGCCAAACTGAACGAGGAAAACCTGAAGCAGCCCCAGAAAGCGCAGGAACTCTACAGCCAACTCCTCACCAAACACCCCGGCAGCGTCTTCGTGGCCGAGGCCCGCAAGCGGTTAAGAAAGCTGAGGGGAGATAAAGTATAG